CGATGGTGATCTTGCGCTGGATCATCCTGCCTCCGCCAAACCGCCTGCAACAGGGCATCGCACAGGTGATCAACTGGAGCACGGTGGCACGCAAGGAAGGCTTGCTGGGCCTGGAAAGCATCGCCGACACCGAGCCTGATCCCTTCGCGCGCAAAGGGCTGCAACTGCTGGTGGACGGCAGCGAGCCCGAAGCCCTGCGCAGCATCCTCGAAGTCGACATGGTCACGCGGGAGAACCACGATCTGTCCGCTGCCAAGGTGTTCGAGAGCATGGGCGGCTACTCGCCGACCATCGGCATCATCGGCGCAGTCATGGGGCTGATCCATGTGATGGGCAACCTGGCTGATCCGTCCATGCTCGGACGCGGCATCGCCGTGGCGTTCGTGGCGACCATCTATGGTGTCGCACTGGCCAACCTGCTCCTGCTGCCGGTGGCCAACAAGCTCAAATCGGTGGTGATGCAGCAGTCCTGCTACCGCGAGATGCTGCTCGAAGGGTTGATGTCCATCGCCG
Above is a window of Halopseudomonas nanhaiensis DNA encoding:
- a CDS encoding flagellar motor protein, which encodes MDILSIIGVILAFVAILGGNYLEGGHAAALLNGPAALIVLGGTLGAAFIQTPLPVFKRSMVILRWIILPPPNRLQQGIAQVINWSTVARKEGLLGLESIADTEPDPFARKGLQLLVDGSEPEALRSILEVDMVTRENHDLSAAKVFESMGGYSPTIGIIGAVMGLIHVMGNLADPSMLGRGIAVAFVATIYGVALANLLLLPVANKLKSVVMQQSCYREMLLEGLMSIAEGENPRSIEMKLEGFLD